In a single window of the Chondrocystis sp. NIES-4102 genome:
- a CDS encoding putative membrane protein, producing the protein MIYKTKIVKVCLSSFSLGIFSLFINVVVLNIQIRAIAQDSASSPDRDKAVNTVKTTIEPAILSEINRVRTNPQGYAQWLEEQRRYYDGIWLKLPGEKPIRTNKGLKALEEAIAILKTQDPLPPLDISTQTAATANSKLENFATANNIQNISYGRVTPQGIVMSLVVDDLFPDRRRRHSLLSSTAANTGVVCKPDPRYAKVCAIAYSDSDTSNDVAQAPSTTSTPETTDTQATSTPETTDTQPSSTPQTTDTQATSTPETTDTQATSTTSTPETSTNEPVSDALPQPPQPQNPPSNSDTTASTSPKEESVAMDDQALEVAQADNNSEINEPEPETTEPEPEITEPEISEPEISEPEISEPEISEPEISEPEINEPEINEPEISEPEISEPEISEPEINEPEISEPEINEPEISEPEINEPEATSKDENVAVFEAEENSESEVAINSTNSGLLEYIERGILETGDRTIAEDGSLYDSYPLEGKAGDSFVIYLESEEFDPFVALIDSKGNIVEQNDDIDDDDSNSRIEVTIPEDGVYNVIVNAYDQGGKGNYILTVRR; encoded by the coding sequence ATGATATATAAAACTAAGATAGTCAAAGTTTGTTTATCCAGTTTTTCGCTCGGCATCTTTAGTTTATTTATTAATGTTGTAGTTTTAAATATTCAGATTCGTGCTATTGCTCAAGACTCGGCATCTTCACCAGATAGAGATAAAGCAGTAAATACAGTTAAAACTACTATAGAACCAGCAATATTATCAGAAATTAATCGAGTTAGAACTAATCCTCAAGGTTATGCTCAATGGTTGGAAGAACAACGTCGTTATTATGATGGTATTTGGCTAAAATTACCTGGAGAAAAGCCAATTAGAACTAATAAGGGATTAAAAGCCTTGGAAGAAGCGATCGCCATTTTGAAAACGCAAGATCCCTTACCCCCTTTAGATATTTCTACACAAACTGCTGCAACAGCTAATAGTAAACTAGAAAATTTTGCTACTGCTAATAATATTCAAAATATTAGTTATGGTAGAGTTACCCCTCAAGGAATAGTTATGAGTTTAGTGGTTGATGACTTATTCCCCGATCGCCGTCGTCGTCATAGTCTTTTAAGTTCTACTGCTGCTAATACTGGTGTGGTTTGTAAACCAGATCCTAGATACGCTAAAGTTTGCGCGATCGCTTATTCTGATTCTGATACTTCTAATGATGTTGCTCAAGCCCCTTCTACCACTTCTACACCTGAAACTACAGACACTCAAGCAACTTCTACACCTGAAACTACAGACACTCAACCATCTTCTACACCCCAAACTACAGACACTCAAGCAACTTCTACACCTGAAACTACAGACACTCAAGCAACTTCTACAACTTCTACACCCGAAACTAGTACTAATGAACCTGTAAGCGATGCTTTACCTCAGCCTCCGCAACCACAAAATCCTCCAAGTAATTCTGATACTACAGCATCAACATCGCCAAAAGAAGAGTCAGTAGCAATGGATGATCAAGCTTTAGAAGTTGCTCAAGCTGATAATAATAGTGAAATAAACGAACCTGAACCCGAAACTACCGAACCTGAACCCGAAATTACTGAACCAGAAATAAGCGAACCCGAAATAAGCGAACCTGAAATAAGCGAACCTGAAATAAGCGAACCAGAAATAAGCGAACCTGAAATAAACGAACCCGAAATAAACGAACCTGAAATAAGCGAACCTGAAATAAGCGAACCCGAAATAAGCGAACCCGAAATAAACGAACCTGAAATAAGCGAACCCGAAATAAACGAACCTGAAATAAGCGAACCCGAAATAAACGAACCTGAAGCAACATCAAAAGACGAAAATGTAGCAGTGTTTGAAGCAGAAGAAAATTCCGAGTCAGAAGTGGCTATTAATTCTACAAATTCGGGGTTATTAGAATATATAGAAAGAGGAATACTAGAAACAGGCGATCGCACAATAGCTGAAGATGGTAGTTTGTACGATTCTTATCCTCTCGAAGGTAAAGCGGGTGATTCTTTTGTAATTTATCTTGAAAGCGAGGAATTTGATCCTTTTGTAGCCTTAATAGATAGCAAAGGTAATATTGTTGAGCAAAACGATGATATCGATGACGATGATAGTAACTCTCGCATTGAGGTAACTATTCCCGAAGATGGCGTTTATAACGTGATTGTTAATGCTTATGATCAAGGTGGCAAAGGTAATTATATTTTAACTGTCCGCCGTTAG
- a CDS encoding cobalamin 5'-phosphate synthase, with protein sequence MIELITSFLSSVIFYTIIPLPTQWTNNWTRIARWCPIVGLLIGILLFLGKIILEFFNLPPLTISALIVATWVVITGGLHLDGAMDSADGLSVTDPARRLIVMKDSVTGAFGAIAAVIIILLKTVSLSEMSLPLWLVLLHTASWARWGQVVAIAFYPYLRSSGKGAFHQANLRLPQDILLGFLFLLAFDSLWFTIEYLPWWQISIIVIGSMAIAIATGYWFYKHLGGHTGDTYGAVVEWSEVFILCLLTGMGN encoded by the coding sequence ATGATTGAATTAATAACTTCTTTTTTAAGCTCTGTAATATTTTATACAATAATTCCTCTACCTACTCAGTGGACTAATAATTGGACAAGAATTGCGCGTTGGTGTCCGATAGTAGGTTTACTGATTGGGATATTATTATTTTTAGGCAAAATAATTTTAGAGTTTTTTAATTTACCACCCTTAACTATCAGTGCCTTAATTGTAGCGACTTGGGTAGTAATAACAGGGGGCTTGCATTTAGATGGGGCGATGGATAGTGCAGATGGATTATCAGTAACAGATCCTGCTCGTCGTTTAATAGTAATGAAAGATAGTGTCACAGGAGCATTTGGGGCGATCGCTGCTGTAATTATTATTTTATTAAAGACTGTATCTCTAAGTGAAATGTCGTTACCTTTGTGGTTAGTGTTGTTACATACGGCAAGTTGGGCAAGATGGGGACAAGTAGTTGCGATCGCTTTTTATCCTTATCTTCGCTCTTCGGGTAAGGGTGCATTTCATCAAGCTAATTTACGTTTACCTCAAGATATATTATTAGGGTTTTTATTTTTGCTAGCTTTTGATAGTTTATGGTTCACTATTGAATATCTACCCTGGTGGCAAATTAGTATAATCGTTATTGGTAGTATGGCGATCGCTATTGCGACAGGATACTGGTTTTATAAGCACTTAGGAGGACACACAGGAGATACCTACGGCGCAGTGGTTGAATGGAGTGAGGTTTTTATTTTGTGTTTATTAACTGGTATGGGTAATTGA
- a CDS encoding queuine tRNA-ribosyltransferase: MGFSFECQAVCNHTQARAGIFNTPHGIVETPRFMPVGTLATVKGIIPQQLEVAKAQMILANTYHLHLQPGEDIVREAGGLHSFMAWKQPILTDSGGFQVFSLSKLRKITETGVTFKSPRDGSIIEITPERSIQIQNALGADVIMAFDECPPADATKEQIQAATDRSYRWLQRCIEAHQNPQKQALFGIVQGGIHLDLRTRAVEQLVELNLPGYAIGGVSVGESPELINATVKHTAPLLPVNKPRYLMGVGTYREMAQAIAHGIDLFDCVIPTRLGRHGTALVQGHRINIKNAQYKRDYQPLDPTCSCYACQNFSRAYLNHMVRSREMLGYIMLSLHNITELIRFTQQIRQAIFNNTFAQEFSMWLMDASF; this comes from the coding sequence GTGGGATTTTCATTTGAATGTCAGGCAGTCTGCAACCATACCCAAGCTAGGGCAGGGATTTTTAATACTCCTCACGGTATTGTAGAAACACCTCGATTTATGCCTGTTGGCACTCTGGCAACTGTTAAAGGAATTATTCCTCAGCAGCTTGAGGTAGCTAAAGCGCAAATGATTCTGGCGAATACCTATCATCTTCACTTACAACCAGGAGAAGATATTGTTAGGGAGGCTGGAGGTTTACATAGTTTTATGGCTTGGAAGCAGCCTATCTTAACAGATTCAGGAGGTTTCCAGGTTTTTAGTCTTAGTAAACTGCGCAAAATTACAGAAACAGGAGTTACTTTTAAGTCTCCTCGTGACGGTAGCATTATTGAAATTACGCCAGAGCGATCAATTCAAATTCAAAACGCCTTGGGTGCTGATGTGATTATGGCATTTGATGAATGTCCCCCTGCAGACGCTACAAAAGAGCAAATACAAGCAGCTACAGATAGAAGTTATCGTTGGTTACAACGTTGTATTGAAGCTCATCAAAACCCCCAAAAACAAGCTTTGTTTGGTATTGTACAGGGAGGAATACACCTTGATCTAAGGACTCGTGCAGTAGAACAATTAGTAGAATTAAACTTACCTGGTTATGCTATCGGTGGAGTTAGTGTAGGAGAAAGCCCTGAATTAATTAACGCAACTGTTAAACATACTGCGCCTTTATTACCCGTTAATAAACCTCGCTACTTAATGGGAGTTGGGACTTATCGAGAAATGGCACAAGCGATCGCCCACGGTATAGATTTATTTGATTGTGTAATTCCTACTCGTTTGGGTCGTCATGGTACAGCTTTGGTACAAGGTCATAGGATTAATATCAAGAATGCTCAGTATAAACGAGACTATCAACCTCTAGATCCGACTTGTTCATGTTATGCCTGCCAGAATTTTAGTCGTGCTTATCTTAATCATATGGTGCGATCGCGTGAAATGTTGGGTTATATAATGTTATCTCTTCATAACATTACCGAATTAATTCGTTTTACACAGCAGATTCGTCAGGCAATTTTTAATAATACTTTTGCTCAGGAATTCTCCATGTGGCTGATGGATGCTTCTTTTTAA